CCCGTTTAAACACGATGGGCATACCGTACTTTTACTCGGGAATTAGCGGTGATACGATCCAGGATACATGGTTCAGAGGACCGATCAGAAGCTTGAAAAAACGCCCGAAGGAAAGCTTGGCAAAAGACGAAATGAGAATAAGTGCTCGAAGGGGGGGGACTGAATGATACACTTAGAAAAAATCTCTATCAACCAGCTTATTTGCCTCGTTATTCTGACCCAAATCGGCGTTAGCGTTTTAACGCTCCCTTACGCACAAATACGCAACTCGGGCAACGACTCGTGGCTGTCCATATTGATCGGGGGAGTGCTTGCTCAAGCGGTCATCCTAATCATCTACCAACTTGGAAAGAGATATTCTGATCGGTCGTTGCCCCAGTATATTACTGCTATTGTTGGAAAGCCGTTAGGATCGGTCGTGAACTTCGTGTTTGCCGCGTACTTCATGGAAAATATTTTTATGGTTACTATCACTTATTCTGATATCATCAACCGCTGGGTGTTATTTGAGACTCCCTGGTTTGTGATAATCGGAGTATCTTTCACAATTGCAGCGTATATCGCTTCATCTACGCTCCGGTCAATGGCTACAATTACGCAGATGATTATGTTAATGTTTCTGATTTGCTTTGTGATAGTATTGGTAAGTGGAATGGGAAAAGGGGACTTCCGTCATTTATTGCCAATCGGCACTCACGGGATCGGACCGCTTCTAAAGGGTGCAGTCCCTTCGTTTTGGTTGTACTCGGGATATGAGCTTCTCCTGTACGCTTTTCCATTTGTAAGATCCCGCAAGAAGAAGGATATCGTAATGGCAGTATCGGCCGCCAATGGATTTACGACCTTTTTTTATATGTTGATAACAGTCATTGTTACGTACAACTTCAGCGAAAGTCAATTGAAGTCCATCCCGGAGCCGATGGTGTTCATTCTTCGTAAATTCAGATGGCCAGTCGTTCAAAGCCTCGATATTCTATTTATGACGATTTGGCTATCTGTGGTTGCGGTAACGGTTTATGTTTATTTGTTTATGTCCGCCCGTTATCTGGCGTTCATTGGAAGTAAAGAAATCCGCAACCATCCTTTTTTGGTATGGATTATAGTGGTTGTTTGCTTCGGATTCGGATTAGGGGCCTCCGACCGGCAATGGCAGTCCCGATTTTCAGACTATCATAATATTGTTACTGCTATTATGATAGCTATTGTGCCGACAATTCTGCTTCTCATTTCTTTGGCACGGGGAAAGGCGGCAGGAGGATGAAAAAAGCGATAATTGCGATTTTGTTGGTGCTCTTCTTGACCGGTTGTTGGGATCGATTACCGCTGAAAACTCTTGGTTTGGTTGATATAGCTGGTATCGACCTGGATAATGAGAATGGTGACGTTTTGCTCCATTATATCGTCACGGTGCTTAATAATGCCGGTCAAGGTAATGGGGAGCCGTCCTCTCAGATAACGGAGCTAAAAGGACATAGTTTAATCGAAGCTGTCGGCCAAGGTCAATATACAGAAAAAGGTCCTTTCTTTGGGGTGCACACGGGAATCTATTTATTTAGTAAAAGTTTCGCAACGGATGATCCAGTTAATGAGCTTACTTTTTTACTTAAAGCCCCCTATACGGCGATCAATTCTCCCGTAGTTATTTTAGAGGGGGACATGTTGAAGCTTTTGAAAAGTAAAATAGGTACAAATAAAAAATTTACAAGTGATCTGGTCGATTTTGTTATGTCTTTAGAAAAGAATAAAAATGCACCAAACGTTAGCATGATGAAATTAATACTATCACGAAAAGATCCATTGGAATGTCTCGCGGTGCCTTTGCTGAAACAATCTAACTCGTCAATGGTATTAGGCGGCGCCCTATTATACCGTCAAGGTACGTATACTGGCAAGGAGCTAGACAAAGACCAAGTCCAAATATTGATGTTGATGTTAGGGAAGATTACTGGAGGACAAAAGTTTACCGGAAATTTGTCGAGTAAAATTGAGGATAAAAACATCGATTACGCGTTTTCCATCAAAAAAATAAATTCAAAGATTATCACCCACCCCGAATCGGGCGAATTGCCGAAAGTCACCATCGGAGTCCGATTGCAAATTAATGTATTCAAACTTGGCAAGTCAGCTCTAACACTTAAGCCCGATTACGTTAATCGAATAGAAAAAGAACTGAGTAAACATCTGGAAGAAAAAGCGGCAGCGACGATCGAGATTATGCAAAAAGCGAATTGCGACATTCTTGGCATCGGAAAGGAATTTAAGGCATACCATCCGAACATTTGGAAGTCTTTAAATTGGCGCAAAGACTTTCCGGAAATGTCGATCGAACCGAATTTCGACGTGCAGATCCTTAACTCGGATGAATAATAGCTCGGGTGGGCGCGTACTCAGATTGGGGAACGCGTCCAATGAGTGACCAAAAATTGGTTTTTTTTTGAAGAATTCCTTGCAGAACTACTGTGTCTGTCGGAGAATAAAAATCAAGTGTAAAAGGTTTTCATAGATTATAATTTGGATCGGTTTAGTTGATGTTGAGGTGATACAATGAATTTTGAACAAATGGAGTATATTGTCAATGTTGCAAATGAGATGTCAATTACCAAAGCAGCAGAAAAGTTATTTATTTCACCTTCAGGGATGAGTCAATCCATAACACAGCTAGAAAATGAGCTGGGAATAAAAATCTTTAACCGAGCAAAACAAGGAGTTACTCCTACTTTTGAAGGGAAAATAGTTATTTCCAAAGCAATCGATTTACTTAAGACCATTAAAGAACTGAACAAAGAAATTTATGATTATAAAAATAGTAATCAAACTAATTTAAAAATTATTACAGCTCCCACCTTTTCTTATGTAATTCAGGAAACAATGGTTAAGTTTAATTCAAGAAATCGTGATATTACATTCGAAGTAGTTGAGCAAAACCCTACAGATATTATTCAGAATTTTAACAAAGAAAACTATGACTTCGCTTTAATCCATGCATCTTTAAATGAATTAAAAAGAGAAAAAAATATTTGTTTTGAACATATTCACGAGGGACACATTTGTATAGCGGTTGGTAAAAATTCACCTTATTATTCTTTCGATTTTGTAAGACTTAGTGATTTAGAGAATTCAAAATTTGTTATGTATAATTCATCGGATTATAAAAAGGTATTAAAATTAATAAAACTGAATCCCAATCAAGTTTTAATTAGATCAAATAGCAGCAGCCTTCTTTTCGAGTTGGTAAAGGAAAGTCAAGCCGTTTTATTTTTGCATGATTTTTCTATTATACATAGTTCCATGGTTAAAGTTGGAGAAATAAAAATCATCCCTCTTAGGGAAGAAAATTATTTTCCAATTGATTTCTGGCTTATATATTTAGAAACAAAAGGTTTAACAAAGGTAGCGAAGGAATTTATTGATGACTTTTTTAAAAACCTAAAAAATAGAAAATAAAGCAACCCAGTTAAATAATCAAGCTAAAAATGAAATAGTGATTTGGTTTACTTGCTTATAAGATTTTGGTGTAACAATCTTTTGATACATAAATATTAATTGGTCAAGTTCTTGACTAAGACTTCAAATAGTAGATTTCGTGGCGGAAACCGACCTTACCGTCTTTTTTATTTGGATACAATGATTGAGTTTGCCTTGGTGGAAGACCATTTTACCGCCCTTTGCTTCGGCGCTCGGTTGTCTTTTTGTCAAATAGTCCTATGTATAGATTCAAATTATGTTTCAAATCCTACTAATAATATATAGCTATTATTTCGAAAAACATTTCTAGTTAGAAAAACAGTTGATTAAGTGAATTGATTATGGTTTGGAGGAGTCGTTTATCATGTTTAAAAAATATGTAAAGGCATGGTTCATTCTCTTTTCATTGATAGCTGTCGTTGGTTGTAACAGAGATTCCAATATGTCCTCTTCATCTAAAAAAACAAATAGCGGTTCAGAAGAATCTGTAACACCACTTGCAAATCGCTCCAATTCTAATCAAAAAGTACCCATAACAAAAGCTTCTTATATAAAACAGGAGAAGAGGCAGAATGGGAAAACGATCTATACCACGAAATATCCTGCATCAATAGCTGTTGTTGTAAACAAAAAAATTTACCTGCCCAAAAATTATGTTCCAAACAATTTAGTTTATCCTAATACTTCTTTTATATTTAAGGAAAAAGTAGAAAAACGTAAATTGCGGAAGGAAGCAGCAGTTGCATTAGAAAAAATGTTTGCAGTAGCAAAACAGGATAAAATTTATTTGAGTGGAGTATCTGGATATCGTTCTGAGGTGACTCAAACGGCGGTTTTTAATCGATATGTAAAAAGGGATGGTTACGAAAAGGCAATAACCTATAGTGCTGTTCCGGGTACAAGTGAACACCAAACGGGATTGGCAATTGATGTTAGTGGAAGTACTGGGAAATGTGCAGCGGCTTCCTGCTTTGCCGATACAAAAGAAGCGAAATGGCTAGATAGAAATAGCGCTAATTTTGGATATATTGTACGTTATCCAAAAGGAAAAGAGCACGTTACGGGCTACAAATATGAGCCTTGGCACATTCGCTATGTTGGCCCTGATATAGCAAAAGATATGAAAAAACGTAATTTGACATTAGAAGAGTATTACGGTATTTTCCCTATTATTAGGTAATCTGAGTTTTCACCGAG
This Neobacillus sp. YX16 DNA region includes the following protein-coding sequences:
- a CDS encoding GerAB/ArcD/ProY family transporter; its protein translation is MIHLEKISINQLICLVILTQIGVSVLTLPYAQIRNSGNDSWLSILIGGVLAQAVILIIYQLGKRYSDRSLPQYITAIVGKPLGSVVNFVFAAYFMENIFMVTITYSDIINRWVLFETPWFVIIGVSFTIAAYIASSTLRSMATITQMIMLMFLICFVIVLVSGMGKGDFRHLLPIGTHGIGPLLKGAVPSFWLYSGYELLLYAFPFVRSRKKKDIVMAVSAANGFTTFFYMLITVIVTYNFSESQLKSIPEPMVFILRKFRWPVVQSLDILFMTIWLSVVAVTVYVYLFMSARYLAFIGSKEIRNHPFLVWIIVVVCFGFGLGASDRQWQSRFSDYHNIVTAIMIAIVPTILLLISLARGKAAGG
- a CDS encoding Ger(x)C family spore germination protein, encoding MKKAIIAILLVLFLTGCWDRLPLKTLGLVDIAGIDLDNENGDVLLHYIVTVLNNAGQGNGEPSSQITELKGHSLIEAVGQGQYTEKGPFFGVHTGIYLFSKSFATDDPVNELTFLLKAPYTAINSPVVILEGDMLKLLKSKIGTNKKFTSDLVDFVMSLEKNKNAPNVSMMKLILSRKDPLECLAVPLLKQSNSSMVLGGALLYRQGTYTGKELDKDQVQILMLMLGKITGGQKFTGNLSSKIEDKNIDYAFSIKKINSKIITHPESGELPKVTIGVRLQINVFKLGKSALTLKPDYVNRIEKELSKHLEEKAAATIEIMQKANCDILGIGKEFKAYHPNIWKSLNWRKDFPEMSIEPNFDVQILNSDE
- a CDS encoding LysR family transcriptional regulator, whose translation is MNFEQMEYIVNVANEMSITKAAEKLFISPSGMSQSITQLENELGIKIFNRAKQGVTPTFEGKIVISKAIDLLKTIKELNKEIYDYKNSNQTNLKIITAPTFSYVIQETMVKFNSRNRDITFEVVEQNPTDIIQNFNKENYDFALIHASLNELKREKNICFEHIHEGHICIAVGKNSPYYSFDFVRLSDLENSKFVMYNSSDYKKVLKLIKLNPNQVLIRSNSSSLLFELVKESQAVLFLHDFSIIHSSMVKVGEIKIIPLREENYFPIDFWLIYLETKGLTKVAKEFIDDFFKNLKNRK
- a CDS encoding M15 family metallopeptidase, translating into MFKKYVKAWFILFSLIAVVGCNRDSNMSSSSKKTNSGSEESVTPLANRSNSNQKVPITKASYIKQEKRQNGKTIYTTKYPASIAVVVNKKIYLPKNYVPNNLVYPNTSFIFKEKVEKRKLRKEAAVALEKMFAVAKQDKIYLSGVSGYRSEVTQTAVFNRYVKRDGYEKAITYSAVPGTSEHQTGLAIDVSGSTGKCAAASCFADTKEAKWLDRNSANFGYIVRYPKGKEHVTGYKYEPWHIRYVGPDIAKDMKKRNLTLEEYYGIFPIIR